One window from the genome of Terriglobia bacterium encodes:
- a CDS encoding S26 family signal peptidase produces the protein MSETSARRGPHLRRVPLEVRWLIELLVALGVAWAAVEVGTRRLAIPWTVLGASMEPTLRPGDRVIVNLWTYRGRAPKPGEVALLVGPGDTPLIKRVARAPVPPPVLPAGTLDPEDRGSERIWVLGDNPEESADSRLFGAVPVGRFRGKVEFRYWPLSRLGRVR, from the coding sequence GTCGGGTCCCCCTCGAGGTCCGGTGGCTCATCGAACTCCTCGTTGCCCTCGGGGTCGCGTGGGCGGCGGTCGAGGTCGGCACCCGCCGTCTTGCGATCCCGTGGACCGTTCTCGGCGCCTCGATGGAGCCCACGCTTCGGCCGGGCGACCGCGTGATCGTGAACCTGTGGACCTATCGGGGACGCGCCCCGAAGCCGGGTGAGGTGGCCCTGCTCGTCGGACCGGGCGACACGCCCCTGATCAAGCGGGTCGCTCGGGCACCCGTGCCGCCCCCGGTCCTTCCCGCCGGCACCCTCGACCCGGAGGATCGCGGGTCGGAGAGAATCTGGGTTCTTGGGGACAATCCGGAGGAAAGCGCGGACAGCCGCCTCTTCGGGGCGGTCCCGGTGGGGAGGTTCCGCGGGAAGGTCGAGTTCCGTTACTGGCCCCTATCGAGATTGGGGCGCGTCCGATAG